A genomic stretch from Flavobacterium humidisoli includes:
- the corA gene encoding magnesium/cobalt transporter CorA — protein MRKIKYKKGRKLQHITLEYTGTHKEHETEMQLFVYDDSDVVEYDKFTVLALNSCFDYTKNNWLNIHGLNDINLIKTIGAHFKLDDFLLADILNTTKRTKLEEQQNVLFFNIKSLLPSEYSDNLSVEQISFILKEGILISFQEKRSDFFTHIRERLRTHAGIVRTKKVDYLLYLLLDAVMENFYITIEDEEDKIEELINQAKKGAHPVILEKIENHRDNFNFLKRSIVPLRDSLYYLKTIKDDDESNGLIQKETFNFFIRLHQKSLELLEQIESDMSALESASNFYFSEQSRKMNEIMKTLTIISAIFIPLTFIVGVYGMNFENMPELKTQNGYFVVMGIMFLLVVALIIYFKKRRWF, from the coding sequence ATGAGAAAGATCAAATACAAGAAAGGACGTAAGTTGCAACACATTACCTTAGAGTATACTGGCACGCATAAAGAGCACGAAACAGAAATGCAACTTTTTGTTTATGATGATAGTGATGTTGTTGAATATGATAAGTTTACAGTTCTTGCCCTTAATTCTTGTTTTGATTATACTAAAAACAATTGGCTCAATATTCATGGTTTAAATGATATTAATCTGATAAAAACTATCGGAGCGCATTTTAAGCTTGACGATTTTCTTTTAGCGGATATCTTAAACACAACTAAAAGAACCAAATTAGAAGAACAGCAAAATGTTTTATTCTTTAATATAAAATCACTTTTACCATCTGAGTATTCGGACAATCTTAGTGTTGAGCAGATCAGTTTTATTTTGAAAGAGGGAATTCTAATTTCTTTTCAGGAAAAGCGAAGTGATTTTTTTACCCATATCCGCGAGCGTCTTCGCACTCATGCAGGAATTGTAAGAACTAAAAAAGTGGATTATCTCCTTTATTTATTGCTTGATGCTGTAATGGAAAACTTCTATATTACTATTGAAGATGAGGAAGATAAAATTGAAGAATTAATTAATCAGGCTAAAAAAGGAGCGCACCCTGTTATTCTTGAAAAAATTGAAAATCATCGCGATAATTTTAATTTTTTAAAACGTTCCATTGTGCCGCTTCGAGATTCGTTATACTACTTAAAAACAATTAAGGATGACGATGAATCAAACGGTTTAATTCAAAAAGAAACATTTAATTTCTTTATCAGGCTGCATCAAAAAAGCTTAGAGCTTTTGGAGCAGATAGAATCTGATATGAGTGCACTGGAAAGTGCCTCAAACTTTTATTTCTCAGAGCAAAGCCGAAAAATGAACGAAATTATGAAAACGCTGACAATTATTTCAGCAATCTTTATTCCGCTTACTTTTATTGTTGGAGTGTACGGAATGAACTTTGAAAACATGCCAGAACTTAAAACCCAAAATGGCTATTTTGTTGTCATGGGTATTATGTTCTTGCTTGTAGTCGCCCTGATCATTTATTTTAAAAAAAGACGCTGGTTTTAA